Proteins co-encoded in one Papaver somniferum cultivar HN1 chromosome 5, ASM357369v1, whole genome shotgun sequence genomic window:
- the LOC113283871 gene encoding uncharacterized protein LOC113283871 isoform X1: MESLQTRVESWIRNHRNKIPKVSWPTQLISWPWKNDREQKKKLHEEYERRRKQLQDLCHAVKVESVSDLQDVLCCMVLSECVYKKPAAEIVRVVNKFKADFGGQIVSLERVQPSLDHVSHRYLLAEAGDTLFASFIGTKQYKDIMADANILQGAIFHEDVTEDIEGDEEPVEIDTQDKNGEPLMKPLKVKANQLKPKPKPAAHRVNGFLARAKGIPALELYRLAQKKNRKLVLCGHSLGGAVAALATLAILRVIAASSPSKENERIQVKCITFSQPPVGNSALRDYVHKKGWRHYFKTYCIPEDVIPRILSPAYFHHYNAQPSELPVDLGSIDSSFAKGEKGIKRPREVKLKDNDGEQLVIGLGPVQNSFWRLSKLVPVEAVKQQINKFRGNHILPGETSPSNDNGMTSLIDEIDAAPQSLEIQEGSDGVSLKPLPATENDSSDLTKSAKIVGKSNTGSGNSRRWRRIPSLPSYVPFGQLYLLGSSSVEALSDAEYSKLTSVKSVITELKERLQSHSMRSYRSRFQKIYDLCMCGSSPFLGVEQLPHLQQWLGVTLAGAVELGRIVDPPVIHTATSIVPLGWSGNPGGKSGEPLKVDIVGHGLHLCTLIQAQVNGNWCSTTVESLPSMPAYSSNLGLQPDLQKIRIIVGAPFRRPPKHPIVTDQLMPDFPSINAESVGPSKQYDIRSFHERGSLLPEGLTDLVIFCTSDFTTVSKKVYVRTRRVKFVGLEGAGKTSLFNAILDQTRALATISLGSSDIEMTSDEGIAGGLCYSDSSGVNLQELNLEAARFRDELWMGIRDLSRKTDLVVLVHNLSHRIPRSQQSSASPPALSLLLNEAKSLGVPWVLAVTNKFSVSAHQQKETVRSVIQAYQASPSTTEVVNSCPYHLPGTDSSPQPWGASDSGDTKVTMAAQKLVFAPMNLLRMPFQKKSQVLPVEGVNALCQLVQRVLHSQEEASFQELARERLLIELARQHALTADANRDGQGKGNSITAAAVGASLGAGLGLVLAVVMGAASALRKP; the protein is encoded by the exons ATGGAATCACTGCAAACCAGAGTAGAATCATGGATCAGAAACCATAGAAACAAAATCCCCAAAGTTTCGTGGCCGACTCAACTGATTTCATGGCCATGGAAAAATGATAGAGAACAGAAGAAGAAACTTCATGAAGAGTATGAAAGGAGAAGGAAACAGTTACAAGATCTTTGTCATGCCGTAAAAGTTGAATCCGTTTCTGATTTACAAGATGTTCTTTGTTGTATGGTTCTTTCAGAATGTGTTTACAAG AAGCCAGCTGCAGAGATTGTTCGAGTAGTAAACAAATTCAAAGCAGATTTTGGGGGACAAATTGTTTCTCTTGAGCGTGTGCAACCTTCTTTAGATCATGTTTCACACAG GTATCTATTGGCAGAAGCAGGTGACACATTATTTGCTTCATTCATTGGCACCAAACAGTACAA GGATATTATGGCCGACGCAAATATACTGCAGGGTGCCATATTTCATGAGGATGTTACAGAAGATATTGAAGGAGATGAAGAACCTGTAGAAATTGATACTCAAGATAAAAATGGAGAACCACTTATGAAGCCGCTAAAAGTTAAAGCTAACCAGCTGAAGCCAAAACCGAAACCTGCCGCCCATCGGGTAAAT GGATTCTTGGCTCGCGCGAAAGGTATACCGGCGTTGGAGTTATACAGGTTGGCACAGAAAAAGAACCGGAAGCTTGTTTTGTGTGGACATTCACTTGGTGGTGCG GTAGCAGCACTGGCTACTCTAGCCATTCTGAGGGTTATTGCTGCTTCGTCTCCATCGAAGGAAAATGAAAGGATTCAGGTCAAATGTATCACATTCTCACAACCCCCAGTCGGAAATTCAGCTTTGAGAGA TTATGTTCACAAAAAAGGATGGAGGCATTATTTTAAGACATACTGTATCCCTGAAGATGTAATACCCCGTATACTGTCTCCTGCGTATTTTCATCACTATAATGCGCAACCATCAGAACTTCCTGTCGATTTGGGAAGCATTGATTCATCATTTGCAAAAGGAGAAAAAGGAATTAAAAGACCAAGAGAAGTGAAACTGAAAGATAATGACGGGGAGCAGCTTGTGATAGGTTTAGGCCCTGTGCAGAATTCCTTTTGGAGACTTTCAAAGCTTGTGCCAGTGGAGGCTGTAAAGCAACAAATTAATAAGTTTAGAGGAAATCATATCCTACCAGGAGAAACATCTCCATCGAATGATAATGGCATGACATCACTTATAGATGAAATAGATGCTGCACCACAGTCGCTTGAAATTCAAGAGGGATCTGATGGGGTATCTCTTAAACCATTGCCCGCTACAGAAAATGATTCATCTGATCTTACAAAAAGTGCCAAAATAGTAGGTAAAAGCAACACTGGAAGTGGTAACTCTAGAAGATGGCGCAGAATTCCTTCTCTGCCTTCATATGTTCCATTTGGACAG CTTTATCTCCTGGGTAGCTCATCAGTGGAAGCACTATCTGATGCTGAATATTCAAAATTGACATCG GTGAAGTCAGTGATTACAGAATTGAAGGAGCGTTTGCAGTCACATTCGATGAGGTCATATAGGTCTCGCTTCCAGAA AATTTATGACTTGTGCATGTGTGGTAGTTCTCCCTTCTTGGGAGTTGAGCAGTTACCACATTTACAACAATGGCTTGGTGTCACACTTGCTGGTGCTGTAGAACTAGGACGTATTGTAGATCCTCCTGTGATTCACACTGCAACATCCATTGTTCCCCTCGGGTGGAGTGGTAATCCTGGTGGGAAGAGTGGAGAACCTTTAAAGGTCGATATTGTTGGTCATGGATTACATCTTTGCACACTAATTCAAGCTCAAGTAAATGGTAACTG gtgctcaacaaCGGTAGAATCATTACCTTCAATGCCAGCTTATTCATCAAATCTTGGATTACAGCCAGATTTACAGAAGATACGGATCATAGTTGGAGCCCCGTTTAGACGCCCTCCAAAACATCCGATAGTAACTGATCAGTTGATGCCGGATTTCCCATCTATCAATGCCGAATCTGTTGGTCCCAGTAAGCAGTATGATATCAGATCATTTCATGAGAGAGGAAGCCTTCTTCCTGAAGGTCTGACTGACCTTGTGATATTTTGTACAAGTGACTTCACCACTGTTTCCAAGAAAGTTTACGTCAGAACTCGTAGAGTGAAGTTTGTAGGTCTTGAG GGGGCTGGTAAAACTTCTCTATTCAATGCCATATTGGATCAGACAAGAGCACTCGCCACCATCAGTCTTGGAAGTTCGGATATAGAAATGACTTCTGATGAAGGCATTGCAGGCGGCCTGTGTTATTCAGATTCTTCTGGAGTCAATTTGCAG GAGTTAAACTTGGAAGCTGCCCGTTTCAGAGATGAATTGTGGATGGGAATTCGTGATCTTAGTCGGAAAACTGATTTAGTTGTTCTCGTACATAACCTCTCCCATAGGATACCACGGTCCCAGCAATCTAGTGCTTCGCCACCAGCCCTTTCGCTTTTGTTGAATGAGGCCAAATCTCTTGGTGTCCCTTGGGTTCTTGCTGTAACAAACAAATTCTCAGTTAGTGCACACCAGCAAAAGGAAACAGTTAGGTCTGTCATACAGGCATACCAAGCGTCCCCGAGCACAACAGAAGTTGTCAATTCCTGCCCTTATCATCTGCCTGGTACTGATAGTTCTCCTCAACCGTGGGGTGCATCAGATAGCGGAGATACAAAAGTGACAATGGCGGCACAGAAGCTTGTTTTTGCTCCTATGAATCTTCTCCGGATGCCGTTTCAAAAGAAATCCCAAGTTTTGCCCGTGGAGGGTGTAAATGCTCTTTGTCAACTTGTACAGCGGGTTCTTCACAGCCAAGAAGAGGCTTCTTTCCAG GAACTTGCTAGAGAAAGACTTTTGATAGAATTAGCAAGACAACATGCATTAACAGCAGATGCGAATAGAGATGGTCAGGGAAAAGGAAATTCGATTACTGCTGCTGCTGTGGGTGCATCTCTTGGTGCTGGCCTAGGGCTTGTTCTTGCTGTTGTTATGGGTGCAGCCTCTGCCCTGAGGAAACCCTAA
- the LOC113283871 gene encoding uncharacterized protein LOC113283871 isoform X2, translated as MESLQTRVESWIRNHRNKIPKVSWPTQLISWPWKNDREQKKKLHEEYERRRKQLQDLCHAVKVESVSDLQDVLCCMVLSECVYKKPAAEIVRVVNKFKADFGGQIVSLERVQPSLDHVSHRYLLAEAGDTLFASFIGTKQYKDIMADANILQGAIFHEDVTEDIEGDEEPVEIDTQDKNGEPLMKPLKVKANQLKPKPKPAAHRGFLARAKGIPALELYRLAQKKNRKLVLCGHSLGGAVAALATLAILRVIAASSPSKENERIQVKCITFSQPPVGNSALRDYVHKKGWRHYFKTYCIPEDVIPRILSPAYFHHYNAQPSELPVDLGSIDSSFAKGEKGIKRPREVKLKDNDGEQLVIGLGPVQNSFWRLSKLVPVEAVKQQINKFRGNHILPGETSPSNDNGMTSLIDEIDAAPQSLEIQEGSDGVSLKPLPATENDSSDLTKSAKIVGKSNTGSGNSRRWRRIPSLPSYVPFGQLYLLGSSSVEALSDAEYSKLTSVKSVITELKERLQSHSMRSYRSRFQKIYDLCMCGSSPFLGVEQLPHLQQWLGVTLAGAVELGRIVDPPVIHTATSIVPLGWSGNPGGKSGEPLKVDIVGHGLHLCTLIQAQVNGNWCSTTVESLPSMPAYSSNLGLQPDLQKIRIIVGAPFRRPPKHPIVTDQLMPDFPSINAESVGPSKQYDIRSFHERGSLLPEGLTDLVIFCTSDFTTVSKKVYVRTRRVKFVGLEGAGKTSLFNAILDQTRALATISLGSSDIEMTSDEGIAGGLCYSDSSGVNLQELNLEAARFRDELWMGIRDLSRKTDLVVLVHNLSHRIPRSQQSSASPPALSLLLNEAKSLGVPWVLAVTNKFSVSAHQQKETVRSVIQAYQASPSTTEVVNSCPYHLPGTDSSPQPWGASDSGDTKVTMAAQKLVFAPMNLLRMPFQKKSQVLPVEGVNALCQLVQRVLHSQEEASFQELARERLLIELARQHALTADANRDGQGKGNSITAAAVGASLGAGLGLVLAVVMGAASALRKP; from the exons ATGGAATCACTGCAAACCAGAGTAGAATCATGGATCAGAAACCATAGAAACAAAATCCCCAAAGTTTCGTGGCCGACTCAACTGATTTCATGGCCATGGAAAAATGATAGAGAACAGAAGAAGAAACTTCATGAAGAGTATGAAAGGAGAAGGAAACAGTTACAAGATCTTTGTCATGCCGTAAAAGTTGAATCCGTTTCTGATTTACAAGATGTTCTTTGTTGTATGGTTCTTTCAGAATGTGTTTACAAG AAGCCAGCTGCAGAGATTGTTCGAGTAGTAAACAAATTCAAAGCAGATTTTGGGGGACAAATTGTTTCTCTTGAGCGTGTGCAACCTTCTTTAGATCATGTTTCACACAG GTATCTATTGGCAGAAGCAGGTGACACATTATTTGCTTCATTCATTGGCACCAAACAGTACAA GGATATTATGGCCGACGCAAATATACTGCAGGGTGCCATATTTCATGAGGATGTTACAGAAGATATTGAAGGAGATGAAGAACCTGTAGAAATTGATACTCAAGATAAAAATGGAGAACCACTTATGAAGCCGCTAAAAGTTAAAGCTAACCAGCTGAAGCCAAAACCGAAACCTGCCGCCCATCGG GGATTCTTGGCTCGCGCGAAAGGTATACCGGCGTTGGAGTTATACAGGTTGGCACAGAAAAAGAACCGGAAGCTTGTTTTGTGTGGACATTCACTTGGTGGTGCG GTAGCAGCACTGGCTACTCTAGCCATTCTGAGGGTTATTGCTGCTTCGTCTCCATCGAAGGAAAATGAAAGGATTCAGGTCAAATGTATCACATTCTCACAACCCCCAGTCGGAAATTCAGCTTTGAGAGA TTATGTTCACAAAAAAGGATGGAGGCATTATTTTAAGACATACTGTATCCCTGAAGATGTAATACCCCGTATACTGTCTCCTGCGTATTTTCATCACTATAATGCGCAACCATCAGAACTTCCTGTCGATTTGGGAAGCATTGATTCATCATTTGCAAAAGGAGAAAAAGGAATTAAAAGACCAAGAGAAGTGAAACTGAAAGATAATGACGGGGAGCAGCTTGTGATAGGTTTAGGCCCTGTGCAGAATTCCTTTTGGAGACTTTCAAAGCTTGTGCCAGTGGAGGCTGTAAAGCAACAAATTAATAAGTTTAGAGGAAATCATATCCTACCAGGAGAAACATCTCCATCGAATGATAATGGCATGACATCACTTATAGATGAAATAGATGCTGCACCACAGTCGCTTGAAATTCAAGAGGGATCTGATGGGGTATCTCTTAAACCATTGCCCGCTACAGAAAATGATTCATCTGATCTTACAAAAAGTGCCAAAATAGTAGGTAAAAGCAACACTGGAAGTGGTAACTCTAGAAGATGGCGCAGAATTCCTTCTCTGCCTTCATATGTTCCATTTGGACAG CTTTATCTCCTGGGTAGCTCATCAGTGGAAGCACTATCTGATGCTGAATATTCAAAATTGACATCG GTGAAGTCAGTGATTACAGAATTGAAGGAGCGTTTGCAGTCACATTCGATGAGGTCATATAGGTCTCGCTTCCAGAA AATTTATGACTTGTGCATGTGTGGTAGTTCTCCCTTCTTGGGAGTTGAGCAGTTACCACATTTACAACAATGGCTTGGTGTCACACTTGCTGGTGCTGTAGAACTAGGACGTATTGTAGATCCTCCTGTGATTCACACTGCAACATCCATTGTTCCCCTCGGGTGGAGTGGTAATCCTGGTGGGAAGAGTGGAGAACCTTTAAAGGTCGATATTGTTGGTCATGGATTACATCTTTGCACACTAATTCAAGCTCAAGTAAATGGTAACTG gtgctcaacaaCGGTAGAATCATTACCTTCAATGCCAGCTTATTCATCAAATCTTGGATTACAGCCAGATTTACAGAAGATACGGATCATAGTTGGAGCCCCGTTTAGACGCCCTCCAAAACATCCGATAGTAACTGATCAGTTGATGCCGGATTTCCCATCTATCAATGCCGAATCTGTTGGTCCCAGTAAGCAGTATGATATCAGATCATTTCATGAGAGAGGAAGCCTTCTTCCTGAAGGTCTGACTGACCTTGTGATATTTTGTACAAGTGACTTCACCACTGTTTCCAAGAAAGTTTACGTCAGAACTCGTAGAGTGAAGTTTGTAGGTCTTGAG GGGGCTGGTAAAACTTCTCTATTCAATGCCATATTGGATCAGACAAGAGCACTCGCCACCATCAGTCTTGGAAGTTCGGATATAGAAATGACTTCTGATGAAGGCATTGCAGGCGGCCTGTGTTATTCAGATTCTTCTGGAGTCAATTTGCAG GAGTTAAACTTGGAAGCTGCCCGTTTCAGAGATGAATTGTGGATGGGAATTCGTGATCTTAGTCGGAAAACTGATTTAGTTGTTCTCGTACATAACCTCTCCCATAGGATACCACGGTCCCAGCAATCTAGTGCTTCGCCACCAGCCCTTTCGCTTTTGTTGAATGAGGCCAAATCTCTTGGTGTCCCTTGGGTTCTTGCTGTAACAAACAAATTCTCAGTTAGTGCACACCAGCAAAAGGAAACAGTTAGGTCTGTCATACAGGCATACCAAGCGTCCCCGAGCACAACAGAAGTTGTCAATTCCTGCCCTTATCATCTGCCTGGTACTGATAGTTCTCCTCAACCGTGGGGTGCATCAGATAGCGGAGATACAAAAGTGACAATGGCGGCACAGAAGCTTGTTTTTGCTCCTATGAATCTTCTCCGGATGCCGTTTCAAAAGAAATCCCAAGTTTTGCCCGTGGAGGGTGTAAATGCTCTTTGTCAACTTGTACAGCGGGTTCTTCACAGCCAAGAAGAGGCTTCTTTCCAG GAACTTGCTAGAGAAAGACTTTTGATAGAATTAGCAAGACAACATGCATTAACAGCAGATGCGAATAGAGATGGTCAGGGAAAAGGAAATTCGATTACTGCTGCTGCTGTGGGTGCATCTCTTGGTGCTGGCCTAGGGCTTGTTCTTGCTGTTGTTATGGGTGCAGCCTCTGCCCTGAGGAAACCCTAA